In Firmicutes bacterium ASF500, a single genomic region encodes these proteins:
- the gltD gene encoding Glutamate synthase [NADPH] small chain: protein MANMQMEKTPMPEQEANVRNANFKEVALGYTLEQAQNEAQRCLSCKHKPCVSGCPVGIPIPEFVGKVAEGDLAAAYQLLSDANALPAISGRVCPQESQCEGKCVRGVKGEPVSIGRIERFVADWAAENGIANVATAPKNGHKVAVIGSGPAGLTCAGELARMGYSVSVFEAFHTPGGVLSYGIPEFRLPKAIVKREVANLEKMGVDIELNMVIGKVLTITELFEQGYEAVFIGSGAGLPMFMKIPGESLVGVYSANEYLTRINLMKAYKDDSPTPVLHNKKVAVVGGGNVAMDAARCAKRLGADVHIVYRRSEAELPARAEEVHHARQEGIIFDLLTNPVSIEGDEKGQVQSITCVKMELGEPDASGRRRPMAVPGSEFKMEVDAVIMSLGTQPNPMSYDGTPGLEKTKKGCVAADEKGCTSCPAIFAGGDAATGAATVILAMGAGKNAAKSIDEYIKSKQ, encoded by the coding sequence ATGGCTAATATGCAGATGGAAAAGACCCCCATGCCGGAGCAGGAGGCCAACGTACGCAACGCCAACTTTAAAGAGGTGGCCCTGGGCTACACCCTGGAGCAGGCCCAGAACGAGGCACAGCGGTGCCTGAGCTGCAAGCACAAGCCCTGCGTCAGCGGGTGCCCGGTGGGCATCCCCATCCCTGAGTTCGTGGGCAAGGTGGCCGAGGGAGACCTGGCCGCCGCCTATCAGCTGCTGTCCGACGCCAACGCCCTGCCCGCCATCTCGGGCCGTGTCTGCCCCCAGGAGAGCCAGTGCGAGGGCAAGTGCGTCCGGGGAGTCAAGGGCGAGCCCGTGTCTATCGGCCGCATTGAGCGCTTCGTGGCCGACTGGGCCGCGGAGAACGGCATCGCCAACGTAGCCACCGCCCCCAAGAACGGCCACAAGGTGGCAGTGATTGGCTCCGGCCCCGCCGGCCTGACCTGCGCCGGTGAGCTGGCCCGTATGGGCTACTCCGTCTCCGTCTTTGAGGCCTTCCACACCCCCGGCGGCGTGCTGAGCTACGGCATCCCCGAGTTCCGTCTCCCCAAGGCCATCGTCAAGCGGGAGGTGGCCAACCTGGAGAAGATGGGGGTGGACATCGAGCTGAACATGGTCATCGGCAAGGTGCTTACCATCACCGAACTGTTCGAGCAGGGCTACGAGGCTGTGTTCATCGGCTCCGGCGCCGGCCTGCCCATGTTTATGAAGATTCCCGGCGAGTCCCTGGTGGGCGTCTACTCCGCCAACGAGTACCTCACCCGCATCAACCTGATGAAGGCCTACAAGGACGACTCCCCCACCCCCGTCCTCCACAACAAGAAGGTGGCGGTCGTCGGCGGCGGCAACGTGGCTATGGACGCCGCCCGGTGCGCCAAGCGCCTGGGGGCCGATGTCCATATCGTCTACCGCCGCTCCGAGGCCGAGCTCCCCGCCCGGGCCGAGGAGGTCCACCACGCCAGGCAGGAGGGCATTATCTTCGATCTGCTCACCAACCCCGTATCCATCGAGGGGGACGAGAAGGGGCAGGTCCAGTCCATCACCTGCGTAAAGATGGAGCTGGGCGAACCCGACGCCTCCGGACGCCGCCGCCCTATGGCCGTCCCGGGCAGTGAGTTCAAGATGGAGGTAGACGCAGTTATCATGTCTCTGGGCACCCAGCCCAACCCCATGAGCTACGACGGCACCCCCGGCCTGGAGAAGACCAAAAAGGGCTGTGTGGCTGCGGACGAGAAGGGGTGTACGTCCTGCCCGGCCATCTTCGCCGGCGGCGATGCCGCCACCGGAGCCGCCACCGTCATTCTGGCGATGGGCGCCGGCAAGAACGCCGCCAAGTCTATCGACGAGTATATCAAGAGCAAGCAATAA
- the rffH gene encoding Glucose-1-phosphate thymidylyltransferase 2, which yields MKGIVLAAGKGTRLYPMTKPVCKPLLPVYDKPLIYYPIAILMQAGISDILVIVPPEETATFQALLGDGGQYGLRIEYAEQPVARGIADALLIGQEFVGNDRVCLVLGDNIFYAPTLAATLKRAAANDRGSTVFGYWVEDPRPFGVVEFNRDGRAISIEEKPRYPKSNYIIPGLYFYDHQVMEIANQLKPSARGELEITDVNLEYLRRGQLQVIPLEKNFTWLDAGTADSLLTAGETIKRIQDTTGRYVGCLEELALYEGWVTEEQVHKIGDELSMTLYGKYLQCL from the coding sequence ATGAAAGGTATCGTACTCGCCGCGGGGAAGGGGACCCGCCTCTATCCAATGACCAAGCCGGTGTGCAAGCCCCTGCTGCCGGTCTATGACAAGCCGCTGATCTACTACCCCATCGCCATTCTGATGCAGGCGGGCATCTCGGACATTCTGGTCATCGTCCCGCCGGAGGAGACAGCCACCTTCCAGGCGCTGCTGGGGGACGGCGGGCAGTATGGCCTGCGTATCGAGTACGCCGAACAGCCGGTGGCTCGAGGCATCGCCGACGCACTGCTCATCGGGCAGGAGTTTGTGGGAAACGACCGGGTGTGCCTGGTGCTGGGGGACAACATCTTCTACGCACCCACCCTGGCCGCCACCCTGAAGCGGGCCGCCGCCAACGACCGAGGCTCCACCGTTTTCGGCTACTGGGTGGAGGACCCCCGCCCATTCGGCGTGGTGGAGTTCAACCGGGACGGCAGGGCGATCTCCATTGAGGAGAAGCCCCGGTATCCCAAGTCCAACTATATCATTCCCGGCCTGTATTTTTATGACCATCAGGTGATGGAGATCGCCAACCAGCTGAAGCCCTCCGCCCGGGGGGAGCTGGAGATCACCGACGTGAACCTGGAGTATCTCCGCCGGGGCCAGCTCCAGGTGATCCCCCTGGAAAAGAATTTTACCTGGCTGGACGCGGGCACCGCCGACAGCCTGCTGACGGCGGGGGAGACCATCAAGCGCATTCAGGATACCACCGGCCGCTATGTGGGCTGTCTGGAGGAGCTGGCCCTCTATGAGGGCTGGGTCACGGAGGAGCAGGTCCATAAAATCGGCGACGAGCTGTCCATGACCCTGTATGGGAAGTACCTCCAGTGCCTCTGA
- the spoIVA gene encoding Stage IV sporulation protein A, with protein MEDRKIYEDIALRTEGDIYIGVVGPVRTGKSTFIKRFMETLVIPNIENVYRRERARDELPQSGSGRTIMTAEPKFVPEEAVSVTVDGGAAFQMRMIDCVGYLVPSAVGQMEGEAERMVTTPWFEHEIPMAEAAEIGTRKVISEHSTIGVVVTTDGTITDIPREDYLEAEERVISELKELGKPFVVLLNSASPGSDRARAIRADIAQRYDVTCVAANCLELDQEEINAVLKSVLYEFPVKELDLFLPPWVDALPQEHPIKSALYGAIREGTAQLRRIRDVDSAVSSFRDCEVVSDARISNIDLGTGVSAALLELPRSLFYNTLSQQSGFTIGDDGDLMALLTQLAGVKRSYDKVADALRQVEETGYGIVVPPIDSLVLEEPEIMKQGGRYGVRLKASAPSIHMIRADIETEVSPIVGGEKQSEDMIQYLLQEYEGDSSRIWEANIFGKSLHELVNEDLNSKINRMPEDARTKLRETLQRIINEGSGGLICIIL; from the coding sequence GTGGAAGATCGCAAAATCTATGAGGATATTGCGCTCCGTACCGAGGGCGATATCTACATCGGCGTGGTTGGGCCGGTCCGGACGGGAAAATCCACCTTTATCAAGCGCTTTATGGAGACCCTGGTCATCCCCAACATCGAGAACGTCTACCGCCGGGAGCGGGCCCGGGATGAGCTGCCCCAGAGCGGCTCCGGCAGGACCATCATGACGGCGGAGCCCAAGTTCGTCCCCGAGGAGGCGGTGTCGGTCACGGTGGACGGCGGCGCGGCCTTTCAGATGCGGATGATCGACTGCGTGGGCTATCTGGTGCCCAGCGCCGTGGGCCAGATGGAGGGGGAGGCCGAGCGGATGGTCACCACCCCCTGGTTCGAGCACGAGATCCCCATGGCGGAGGCGGCGGAGATCGGCACCCGCAAGGTGATTTCGGAGCACTCCACCATCGGCGTGGTGGTCACCACCGACGGCACCATCACCGACATCCCCCGGGAGGACTACCTGGAGGCGGAGGAGCGGGTCATCTCCGAGTTGAAGGAGCTGGGCAAGCCCTTTGTGGTACTGCTCAACTCCGCCAGCCCCGGCTCCGACCGGGCCCGGGCCATCCGGGCCGACATCGCCCAGCGGTACGACGTGACCTGCGTGGCGGCCAACTGCCTGGAGCTGGATCAGGAGGAGATCAACGCCGTTTTGAAGAGCGTCCTGTACGAGTTCCCGGTGAAGGAGCTGGACCTGTTCCTGCCCCCCTGGGTGGACGCCCTGCCCCAGGAGCACCCCATCAAGTCGGCCCTCTACGGGGCCATCCGGGAGGGGACCGCCCAGCTCCGCCGCATCCGGGATGTGGACAGCGCGGTGAGCTCCTTCCGGGACTGCGAGGTGGTCAGCGACGCCCGCATCTCCAACATCGACCTGGGCACCGGCGTCTCCGCCGCTCTGCTGGAGCTGCCCCGGTCCCTGTTTTACAACACCCTGTCCCAGCAATCCGGCTTCACCATCGGGGACGACGGCGACCTGATGGCCCTGCTCACCCAGCTGGCCGGGGTGAAGCGGTCCTATGACAAGGTGGCCGACGCCCTGCGCCAGGTGGAGGAGACGGGCTACGGCATTGTGGTGCCCCCCATCGACTCCCTGGTGCTGGAGGAGCCCGAGATCATGAAGCAGGGCGGCCGGTACGGCGTCCGGCTGAAAGCCAGCGCCCCGTCGATCCACATGATCCGCGCCGATATCGAGACCGAGGTCTCCCCCATCGTGGGCGGCGAGAAGCAGAGCGAGGACATGATCCAATATCTGCTCCAGGAGTACGAGGGGGACTCCAGCCGCATCTGGGAGGCCAATATCTTTGGAAAATCCCTCCACGAGCTGGTGAACGAGGACCTGAACTCCAAGATCAACCGTATGCCCGAGGACGCCCGGACCAAGCTGCGGGAGACCCTCCAGCGCATCATCAACGAGGGCTCCGGCGGACTGATCTGCATCATTCTGTGA
- a CDS encoding IS1182 family transposase ISBcl1 yields the protein MVDTESLVPPEHLLRQVDAAVDFEKLYEIVEALYSEEEGRRSIDPVVLFKIVLLQHLDGNVSLRGTLRRAQTDIAYRWFLRYTLSEELPHFSTVSYNFRHRFTSETIEAVFRWILEEAGSAGALTPAAVFIDGTHIKASANLKKKMKQEVPAAAKRYQEELLAEVNADREAHGKKPLDDEEEPPKAGGKKQDNTSKKKQARRKKEAKKQKTVTVSTTDPESGMFHKGEHKRCFAYEAHTACDKSGYVLETVVTPGNVHDSVAFDDVYDKLIQSFPEVETVVADAAYKTPHICKKVFRDGRVLSTAYKRPTTMKGGHPWWSYVYDEYYDCVICPEYHILSYRTTNRDGYREYRSDPTICAQCPTRHLCTKSKSFVKTVLRHIWKGYEELADDARYTPEYKQLYARRKETIERVFADAKEKHAMRYTVYRGLAQVSNWVRLKFAAMNLKKLARWKARKRFAPPSSTPSSYILFLINVVACLVMKPDRAFFDKLWRGVCRAVFLPKTGVRG from the coding sequence ATGGTGGACACAGAAAGCCTGGTGCCGCCCGAACATCTATTGCGGCAGGTGGATGCAGCGGTAGATTTCGAGAAATTGTACGAAATCGTGGAGGCGTTGTACAGCGAAGAAGAGGGCCGGCGGAGCATCGACCCAGTGGTGCTATTCAAAATCGTATTGCTGCAGCATCTGGATGGGAATGTATCTTTGCGGGGAACGTTGCGCAGAGCCCAGACAGATATAGCATACCGGTGGTTTTTGCGATACACGCTGAGTGAGGAGCTGCCCCATTTTTCCACGGTGAGTTACAACTTCCGGCACCGGTTTACTTCAGAAACCATAGAGGCAGTATTTCGATGGATATTGGAGGAGGCGGGCAGTGCGGGAGCACTGACCCCGGCGGCGGTATTTATAGATGGGACACACATCAAAGCCAGCGCAAATCTGAAGAAGAAAATGAAGCAGGAAGTACCGGCAGCGGCAAAACGATACCAGGAAGAACTGCTGGCGGAAGTGAACGCGGACCGGGAGGCTCATGGAAAAAAGCCACTGGATGATGAAGAAGAACCACCCAAAGCTGGAGGGAAGAAACAGGACAATACCTCAAAAAAGAAGCAGGCCCGGAGGAAGAAAGAGGCGAAAAAGCAGAAAACAGTAACGGTATCCACCACAGACCCGGAGAGTGGAATGTTCCACAAAGGGGAGCACAAGCGGTGCTTTGCTTATGAGGCCCATACCGCCTGTGACAAGAGCGGTTACGTATTGGAAACAGTGGTCACCCCCGGAAATGTCCATGACAGCGTGGCGTTTGACGATGTTTACGACAAATTGATTCAATCGTTTCCAGAGGTGGAAACAGTGGTGGCAGATGCCGCCTACAAGACCCCGCATATTTGCAAAAAGGTATTTCGAGATGGCCGGGTATTGTCTACAGCCTACAAGCGGCCCACGACGATGAAGGGTGGACATCCCTGGTGGTCTTACGTCTACGATGAATATTATGACTGCGTGATCTGCCCAGAATACCACATCCTGTCCTACCGCACCACCAACCGGGATGGATACCGTGAATACCGCAGCGATCCGACAATTTGTGCCCAGTGCCCCACCCGGCATTTATGTACAAAATCCAAAAGCTTCGTAAAGACTGTCCTGCGGCACATCTGGAAGGGCTATGAGGAACTGGCCGATGATGCCAGGTACACCCCGGAGTACAAGCAGCTCTATGCAAGGCGCAAAGAGACCATTGAGCGAGTTTTTGCCGATGCAAAAGAAAAACACGCCATGCGCTATACCGTTTACCGTGGTCTGGCCCAGGTTTCCAACTGGGTGAGGCTTAAATTTGCTGCCATGAACCTCAAAAAGTTGGCAAGATGGAAAGCCAGAAAGCGCTTTGCTCCGCCTTCCTCCACACCCTCCTCCTACATTTTATTCCTCATTAACGTTGTGGCCTGTCTGGTAATGAAGCCAGACAGGGCATTTTTCGACAAGCTGTGGCGCGGCGTTTGCCGCGCTGTTTTTTTGCCGAAAACCGGCGTGCGAGGGTGA
- the ansA gene encoding L-asparaginase 1: MKRILMLATGGTIASMESGQGLSPAITSEELLSHVPAVGELCQVEAVQLMNLDSTNVGPSHWLEIAGAVRERYGQYDGFVITHGTDTMAYTAAALSYLIQDSPKPIVITGSQKSIALNDTDARRNLYDSFLYATDRESHDVSLVFDGRVILGTRARKERSKSFNAFSCVDYPERAVIRDGRLIRYLAPRAYSYGAEPTFYDRLEDKVLLLTLIPGMGAEALRLLKDSYQAVILQSFGVGGLPGGGSGPLAQAIEEWLSAGKTIVVMTQVPYEGSDMAVYQVGQQVKERFQLMEAYNMTLEAATAKLMWVLGQTRDPERVRELFYRPVQFDVIR; encoded by the coding sequence ATGAAACGTATCCTGATGCTGGCCACCGGGGGCACCATCGCCTCTATGGAGAGCGGCCAGGGGCTGAGCCCGGCCATCACCTCGGAGGAGCTGCTCAGCCACGTCCCGGCAGTGGGGGAGCTGTGCCAGGTGGAGGCCGTCCAGCTGATGAACCTGGACAGCACCAATGTGGGCCCCAGCCACTGGCTGGAGATCGCCGGGGCGGTCCGGGAGCGGTACGGCCAATATGACGGCTTCGTCATCACCCACGGCACCGACACCATGGCCTACACCGCCGCAGCCCTGTCCTACCTGATTCAGGACTCTCCCAAGCCCATCGTCATTACCGGCTCCCAGAAGTCCATCGCCCTCAACGACACCGACGCCCGCCGGAACCTGTACGACAGCTTCCTCTACGCCACCGACCGGGAGTCCCATGACGTGAGCCTGGTGTTTGACGGGAGGGTAATTCTAGGCACCCGGGCACGGAAGGAGCGCAGTAAGAGCTTTAACGCCTTTTCCTGCGTGGACTACCCAGAGCGGGCGGTGATCCGGGACGGGAGGCTGATTCGCTATCTGGCCCCCCGGGCCTACTCCTACGGGGCGGAGCCCACCTTCTATGACAGGCTGGAGGACAAGGTACTCCTACTCACCCTCATCCCGGGGATGGGGGCGGAGGCCCTCCGGCTGTTGAAGGACAGCTATCAGGCGGTGATTTTGCAGTCCTTCGGGGTGGGCGGACTGCCCGGCGGGGGGAGCGGCCCACTGGCTCAGGCGATTGAGGAGTGGCTGTCCGCCGGAAAGACCATCGTGGTCATGACCCAGGTGCCCTATGAGGGCAGCGATATGGCGGTCTATCAGGTGGGCCAGCAGGTGAAGGAGCGCTTCCAGCTGATGGAGGCCTATAACATGACCCTGGAAGCCGCGACCGCCAAGCTGATGTGGGTGCTGGGCCAGACCCGGGACCCGGAGCGGGTCCGGGAGCTGTTTTACCGCCCTGTGCAATTTGACGTGATCCGTTAG
- the prs_1 gene encoding Putative ribose-phosphate pyrophosphokinase, protein MKVWERALDLLFPPKCPFCQRVLDDPRAPLCPKCQGKLPWLEGRAGERRIDFADGCWSPLAYDDLVRSAVHHYKFHRVRALEGPLAVLMAQCLAGRLPQGADLICWAPLSRKRFRKRGFNQAELLAREIGRLLSIPAEPLLKKVKDTGPQSDLEEESARRANARGAYALLPGVSLTGRRVVLVDDVVTTGSTLSELCALLRQAGAAEVYCLTLARARGDGHQSGPPKKQENC, encoded by the coding sequence ATGAAGGTCTGGGAGCGGGCGCTGGACCTGCTGTTTCCGCCCAAGTGTCCCTTCTGCCAACGGGTCCTGGACGACCCTCGGGCTCCGCTGTGCCCCAAATGTCAGGGGAAGCTGCCCTGGCTGGAGGGCAGGGCGGGGGAGCGGAGGATTGATTTTGCCGACGGCTGCTGGTCGCCGCTGGCCTACGACGACCTGGTGCGCTCGGCCGTCCACCACTATAAATTCCACCGGGTCCGGGCGCTGGAAGGCCCTCTCGCCGTCCTGATGGCCCAGTGCCTCGCCGGCCGCCTGCCCCAGGGGGCCGATCTGATCTGCTGGGCCCCTCTGTCCAGGAAGCGGTTCCGTAAGCGGGGATTCAACCAGGCGGAGCTGCTGGCCCGAGAGATCGGGCGGCTGCTGTCCATCCCGGCGGAGCCCCTTTTGAAGAAGGTGAAGGACACCGGCCCCCAGTCCGACCTGGAGGAGGAGAGCGCCCGCCGGGCCAACGCCCGGGGGGCCTATGCCCTGCTGCCCGGCGTCAGCCTGACGGGCAGGCGCGTGGTGCTGGTGGACGACGTAGTGACCACCGGCTCCACCCTCAGCGAGCTGTGCGCCCTTCTGCGCCAGGCGGGGGCGGCGGAGGTGTACTGCCTTACCCTGGCCCGGGCCAGAGGGGACGGACATCAAAGCGGACCTCCGAAAAAACAGGAAAATTGTTAG
- a CDS encoding Dihydroorotate dehydrogenase B (NAD(+)), electron transfer subunit has protein sequence MKKYEIAKKKVLTPEISQISVYAPLVAAKAKAGQFIILRVDEAGERIPLTISSAVDGLVTVIYQKIGGTTLALDELNEGDCLQDFVGPLGLPTEVENIGRVAVLGGGLGCAIALPVARALHQAGNQVDLIGGFKTKDIVILEEEMGQASTDLHICTDDGTYGYHGFVTGKLEELINSGVKFDRVFAIGPLLMMKFACKLTEKYNIPTTVSMNPIMIDGTGMCGCCRLTVDGEVKFACVDGPDFDGHKVDFDEVIARNATYKEHEAKAKEKHLCRLGGGAMNG, from the coding sequence GTGAAGAAGTATGAAATCGCGAAGAAAAAGGTGCTGACGCCTGAGATTTCTCAGATCTCGGTGTACGCGCCCCTGGTGGCCGCCAAGGCCAAGGCGGGCCAGTTCATCATTCTGCGGGTGGACGAGGCGGGAGAGCGGATTCCCCTCACCATCTCCAGCGCGGTGGACGGCCTGGTCACCGTGATCTATCAGAAGATCGGCGGCACCACCCTGGCTCTGGACGAGCTGAACGAGGGCGACTGCCTCCAGGACTTCGTGGGCCCCCTGGGCCTGCCCACCGAGGTGGAGAACATCGGCCGGGTGGCCGTTCTGGGCGGCGGACTGGGCTGCGCCATCGCCCTGCCCGTGGCCCGTGCCCTCCATCAGGCCGGCAACCAGGTGGACCTGATCGGCGGCTTTAAGACCAAGGATATCGTCATTCTGGAGGAGGAGATGGGTCAGGCCAGCACCGACCTGCACATCTGCACCGACGACGGCACCTACGGCTATCACGGCTTTGTCACCGGCAAGCTGGAGGAGCTCATCAACAGCGGGGTGAAGTTCGACCGGGTCTTTGCCATCGGCCCCCTGCTGATGATGAAGTTTGCCTGTAAGCTCACCGAGAAATACAACATCCCCACCACCGTGAGCATGAACCCCATTATGATCGACGGCACGGGCATGTGCGGCTGCTGCCGCCTCACCGTGGACGGCGAGGTGAAGTTCGCCTGTGTGGACGGCCCCGACTTTGACGGCCACAAGGTGGACTTTGACGAAGTGATCGCCCGCAACGCGACCTATAAGGAGCATGAAGCCAAGGCGAAAGAGAAGCACCTCTGCCGCCTGGGAGGAGGTGCCATGAATGGCTAA